One segment of Paenibacillus rhizovicinus DNA contains the following:
- a CDS encoding iron-siderophore ABC transporter substrate-binding protein: MIASLKLPKWVGSVSVVTAVVIGLMGCSSNNNNGGNNKEAAGNTNAATNATDTANAGNTANTATTSFNATIDTKFGQVKITEEPKRVVALGWGDAETALALGVQPVGASDWLAFGGEGVGPWLQGAYTTAPTILGTMELDYEKIASLHPDLILDTKSSGDEERYKKLSEIATTVGVPADGASYMTTTNEQVDMIAKALGKETEGAALLKKVDDAFAKAAADHPEFAGKNIVVGAYSSDGFGAYVKGDARVDFMERLGFKNKEAVEKLANGNFFIKVSDEQLDLLDSDVTVVLPIWVDSKEITDNKLYQKIPSVVDGRSIILDKDTSNAFSTGTIPSLLWTIEHLPAQIQALVK, translated from the coding sequence ATGATAGCGAGTTTGAAACTGCCGAAATGGGTTGGAAGCGTAAGCGTCGTTACAGCAGTAGTGATCGGACTTATGGGTTGTTCGTCGAATAATAACAATGGCGGAAATAACAAGGAAGCTGCAGGGAATACTAATGCTGCGACTAACGCCACAGATACAGCCAACGCAGGCAACACGGCTAACACGGCAACCACGTCGTTCAACGCGACGATCGATACGAAATTCGGTCAAGTGAAAATCACGGAAGAACCTAAACGCGTCGTTGCGCTCGGCTGGGGCGATGCAGAGACGGCGCTCGCGCTCGGCGTACAGCCGGTGGGCGCAAGCGACTGGCTTGCTTTCGGCGGCGAAGGCGTAGGCCCGTGGCTGCAAGGCGCCTATACGACGGCTCCGACGATTCTTGGAACGATGGAGCTTGACTACGAGAAGATCGCTTCGCTTCACCCGGACCTGATTCTGGACACGAAGTCTTCCGGCGACGAAGAGCGTTACAAGAAGCTTTCGGAAATCGCGACGACGGTTGGCGTTCCCGCTGACGGCGCAAGCTACATGACGACTACGAACGAGCAAGTGGACATGATCGCCAAAGCATTGGGCAAAGAAACGGAAGGCGCGGCGCTGCTCAAAAAAGTCGATGACGCTTTCGCTAAAGCGGCTGCGGATCATCCGGAGTTTGCCGGCAAGAACATCGTCGTAGGCGCGTATTCCTCCGACGGCTTCGGCGCTTACGTGAAAGGCGATGCCCGCGTCGACTTCATGGAACGTCTGGGCTTCAAGAATAAAGAAGCCGTCGAGAAGCTGGCGAACGGCAACTTCTTCATCAAAGTATCGGACGAGCAGCTTGACCTGCTGGATTCCGACGTGACGGTCGTCCTGCCGATCTGGGTAGATTCGAAAGAAATCACGGACAACAAACTCTATCAAAAGATCCCGTCCGTCGTTGACGGCAGATCGATTATTCTCGATAAAGATACGTCCAACGCTTTCTCGACAGGCACGATTCCATCCTTGTTGTGGACGATCGAGCATTTGCCTGCGCAAATCCAAGCACTTGTAAAATAA
- a CDS encoding FecCD family ABC transporter permease, producing MTLAKHPLNGSGQAQTIASLQSKRITGFVVALVLLAAAVCLSLMIGAKRLSVETVWQALFSNADSYEHRVILDSRLPRTLLALAVGPAFGLSGALIQALTRNPLADPGILGVSAGAAFAVAVGVGVFSVGTLSGYVGFALVGALLATLIVYVIGGGAGKKSPTPIQLTLAGVALGAALSGVTTAMTLLNSKAFERMLNWTVGTLTHKSTDDLWLVLPLLVVGAILALAISPALNAIAFGEDRASSLGVNVLLIRGIGLIAITLLAGSATAIAGPIGFLGLMVPHCVRWLVGPSQPWIFLYSLVVAPLLLLIADIIGRLIISPTEVPVGIIMGFIGAPILIILVRRRSASKL from the coding sequence GTGACTTTGGCCAAGCATCCGCTGAACGGTAGCGGACAAGCGCAGACGATCGCATCGCTGCAGTCCAAGCGGATAACGGGTTTCGTCGTCGCGCTTGTCCTGCTGGCGGCTGCGGTATGCCTGAGCCTGATGATCGGCGCCAAACGGTTGTCCGTTGAAACCGTTTGGCAGGCGCTCTTCTCGAACGCGGATAGTTACGAGCACCGGGTCATTCTGGATTCCCGGCTGCCTCGTACGCTGCTAGCGCTCGCGGTTGGTCCGGCATTCGGACTATCCGGAGCGCTTATCCAGGCTTTAACTCGAAATCCATTGGCTGACCCCGGCATTCTTGGCGTGAGTGCAGGGGCAGCCTTTGCTGTTGCTGTGGGGGTTGGCGTATTCTCGGTCGGCACGCTGTCCGGTTATGTAGGGTTTGCTCTTGTCGGCGCATTGCTCGCGACGCTGATCGTCTACGTTATTGGCGGAGGCGCCGGCAAGAAGTCGCCGACTCCGATTCAGCTGACGCTGGCGGGGGTAGCGCTGGGAGCCGCCTTGAGCGGCGTTACGACGGCGATGACGCTCTTGAACAGCAAGGCTTTCGAGCGCATGCTGAATTGGACCGTAGGAACGTTGACGCACAAAAGCACGGACGACCTCTGGCTCGTCCTGCCGCTTCTCGTCGTCGGCGCGATTCTCGCGTTAGCCATATCTCCGGCGCTGAACGCCATTGCTTTCGGAGAAGACAGAGCTTCGTCATTGGGCGTAAACGTACTGTTGATCCGGGGGATCGGCCTGATTGCCATCACGCTTCTTGCCGGAAGCGCCACAGCGATCGCAGGTCCGATCGGCTTCCTCGGGTTGATGGTGCCCCATTGCGTGCGCTGGCTCGTAGGACCAAGCCAGCCGTGGATATTCCTGTATTCGCTGGTTGTCGCCCCGCTGCTGCTGCTGATTGCCGATATCATCGGAAGGTTAATCATCTCCCCTACGGAAGTACCGGTCGGTATTATTATGGGTTTCATCGGCGCGCCGATTCTCATCATCCTCGTTCGGCGCCGATCGGCAAGCAAGCTATGA
- a CDS encoding FecCD family ABC transporter permease, translated as MPPINYGRRYIRIRGLFNLRIDARSFTVTVILLGAAVALGIFGLMIGTMRLSVHEVFAALSGDAAKMTRTIVVDWRLPRVLAALVFGAGLAVSGSIFQSLTRNPLGSPDIIGFTSGSYTGALVAMLIVGSTSFIGIAAGALIGGLATAVLIYLLAFRKGTHGFRLIIVGVAASTILSSVNSVLLLRSKAEVALTAAAWGVGSLNGINWTELLPAMLIVIVLLFAAAVMGRPLRALELGEDAAKAHGIRVERSRIALIAIAVVLTAAPTAVMGPVSFVALAAPQIAIRFTKSAQSFAPVAAMGAFLLLGADIAAQRVVPGTILPVGVVTLSLGGLYLIAVLFKQARSGL; from the coding sequence ATGCCTCCTATTAATTATGGCAGGCGATACATACGCATCAGGGGACTTTTCAATCTGCGCATCGACGCCAGAAGTTTTACGGTAACGGTCATTCTCTTGGGAGCGGCCGTAGCGCTCGGCATCTTCGGTCTCATGATCGGCACGATGCGGTTAAGCGTGCATGAGGTATTCGCCGCGCTGAGCGGCGATGCGGCCAAAATGACCAGGACGATCGTCGTCGACTGGCGTTTGCCGCGCGTGCTGGCTGCTTTGGTATTCGGGGCCGGGCTTGCGGTAAGCGGATCGATCTTTCAATCGCTCACTCGCAACCCGCTGGGCTCTCCCGATATTATCGGTTTCACGTCGGGATCGTACACGGGCGCGCTTGTTGCCATGCTTATCGTCGGCTCGACTTCGTTCATCGGCATCGCGGCTGGCGCGCTAATCGGCGGTCTCGCCACCGCCGTGCTGATTTATTTGCTGGCATTTCGCAAGGGTACGCACGGCTTCCGCTTGATTATCGTCGGCGTTGCGGCATCGACGATCTTGAGCAGCGTGAATTCGGTGCTGCTGCTGCGCAGCAAAGCGGAGGTCGCATTGACGGCAGCGGCGTGGGGCGTCGGTTCATTGAACGGCATTAACTGGACGGAGCTGCTCCCGGCTATGCTGATCGTAATCGTGCTCCTGTTCGCAGCGGCTGTAATGGGCAGGCCGCTGCGGGCGTTGGAACTGGGCGAAGATGCGGCGAAAGCACATGGCATCCGCGTGGAACGATCCCGCATCGCGCTGATCGCGATCGCCGTCGTGCTGACGGCGGCGCCGACGGCGGTCATGGGGCCGGTCAGCTTCGTCGCGCTGGCGGCGCCGCAGATTGCGATCCGGTTTACGAAGTCGGCGCAGAGCTTTGCGCCCGTTGCGGCGATGGGCGCTTTCTTATTGTTGGGGGCCGACATCGCGGCGCAGCGGGTCGTTCCCGGGACCATTTTGCCTGTCGGCGTGGTCACGCTGTCGCTTGGCGGTCTGTATCTCATCGCCGTACTGTTTAAGCAGGCACGATCGGGATTATAA
- a CDS encoding ABC transporter ATP-binding protein produces MKRTAADVPTAVAEETVSRLWTEDITIKYEDRVISRNLSVQIPDGSYTVIVGPNACGKSTLLRTLSKLLKPSEGQVLLDGKGIATYKSKEVARKLGLLPQSSTAPEGITVANLVAHGRYPYQSFIRQWSDEDEEAVASAMRLTDTSELSHRLVDELSGGQRQRVWVAMALAQQTPLLLLDEPTTYLDIAHQIELLELFKDLNERGRTIVAVLHDLNHAARYATHIIAMKNGQLIAQGDPREILTEQLVEDVFGLKCTIIEDPVSHTPLVVPLGRDRSAK; encoded by the coding sequence ATGAAGAGAACAGCGGCAGACGTCCCAACAGCGGTCGCGGAAGAAACGGTATCACGGCTTTGGACGGAGGACATAACCATCAAATACGAGGATCGGGTCATTTCCCGAAACTTGTCCGTTCAGATACCCGATGGTTCGTATACGGTTATCGTCGGACCTAATGCATGCGGCAAATCGACCCTGCTCCGAACGCTGTCCAAGTTGCTCAAGCCCTCCGAAGGGCAGGTGCTCCTGGACGGTAAGGGCATTGCGACTTACAAGTCCAAGGAAGTGGCGCGCAAGCTCGGCCTGCTGCCGCAATCGTCGACGGCTCCCGAAGGGATTACCGTGGCGAACTTGGTCGCGCATGGCCGCTACCCTTACCAGAGCTTCATCCGCCAATGGTCCGATGAAGACGAGGAGGCCGTGGCATCCGCGATGCGGCTTACGGATACGAGCGAGCTGTCGCATCGTTTGGTCGACGAGCTCTCCGGGGGACAGCGGCAGCGCGTCTGGGTTGCCATGGCGCTTGCGCAGCAAACGCCGCTGCTGCTATTGGACGAGCCGACGACCTACTTGGATATCGCCCATCAAATCGAGCTGCTCGAGCTATTCAAGGACTTGAATGAGCGGGGGCGGACGATTGTCGCGGTGCTGCATGATCTGAATCATGCCGCGCGATACGCCACGCACATCATCGCCATGAAGAACGGCCAACTGATCGCGCAAGGCGATCCGCGCGAGATTCTGACGGAGCAGCTGGTAGAAGACGTGTTCGGTTTAAAATGCACCATTATCGAAGATCCGGTCTCGCATACGCCGCTTGTCGTGCCGCTGGGCAGAGACCGATCGGCGAAGTGA
- a CDS encoding ABC transporter substrate-binding protein, protein MGKRKKFAVVLSIVALAGSLLAGCSNSNSDSSDSAAANAQNADKPANANTNKPANADADKPANAAPSDDAGTTPTSDTPTDGGGIVISSFSDIVSINPMYVQDTASGDAAAFVYANLFDLDRQGNLAAEPWSLAAELPAISADGLTYTVKLKPEAKWSDGQPVTADDVKYTFDTMKNPDAGSPGISMVDKVDAVTKIDDHTVAFKLKQIFAPFRYALASAMAPYHVLKDVPVKDLAKNAFGSDPSNTVTNGPWKWSKWEHGQYLTFDADANYWGSTKPHIQTITYKIYADQNTETQALLKGDVDLTEAVPLTTLDAVKAKSDIDIILKPGPQYEYMQFNFNGANFPDKYSLFQSQKTRQAIATAINRQGMVDNILKGTGTLMNAPFLPNSWADPKDAAVNYAYDTEKAKAMLAEDGWKPGKDGILVKDGHRFAFELQYNAGNSRREQVAAVIQQNLKDVGIEVTPKAIDFASWIDQNVTPGKYQALLLSWSLSNPDPDGESIFSSKYFPPAGQNSGWYKNEKLDALWVKGYSTVDQNERKAIYADVAKEISTDLPYVFLYQYGLPEAVAKNKVHFAEADRPESSLAYGYFFHMINWWVTP, encoded by the coding sequence ATGGGGAAAAGGAAAAAGTTTGCGGTCGTACTGTCAATTGTTGCTCTAGCTGGATCATTGCTTGCCGGTTGCAGTAATTCGAACTCGGATTCTTCCGATTCGGCAGCGGCGAACGCGCAAAATGCGGATAAGCCCGCGAACGCGAACACGAATAAGCCGGCTAATGCAGACGCGGATAAACCGGCTAATGCAGCTCCGTCTGACGACGCTGGCACGACTCCAACGTCAGACACGCCAACGGACGGCGGCGGCATCGTGATCAGTTCGTTCTCGGACATCGTATCGATCAATCCGATGTACGTTCAGGATACGGCCTCCGGCGACGCGGCTGCGTTCGTATATGCGAATCTGTTTGACCTGGACCGCCAGGGCAATCTGGCTGCCGAGCCGTGGTCGCTTGCGGCAGAACTGCCGGCGATCAGCGCGGACGGGCTCACGTATACAGTGAAACTAAAGCCGGAAGCGAAGTGGAGCGACGGTCAGCCCGTAACGGCCGACGACGTCAAATATACGTTCGATACGATGAAAAATCCGGATGCCGGTTCACCGGGCATCAGCATGGTCGACAAGGTTGATGCCGTAACGAAGATCGACGATCATACGGTCGCGTTCAAGCTGAAACAAATCTTCGCTCCGTTCCGTTATGCCCTCGCCTCCGCGATGGCGCCTTACCACGTGCTCAAGGACGTGCCCGTCAAGGATCTGGCGAAGAACGCGTTCGGTTCCGACCCGTCCAATACGGTCACGAACGGTCCTTGGAAATGGTCCAAATGGGAGCATGGCCAATACCTGACGTTCGACGCCGACGCTAACTATTGGGGCAGCACGAAGCCGCATATCCAGACGATTACTTATAAAATTTACGCCGACCAGAACACGGAGACGCAAGCGCTGCTGAAGGGGGACGTCGACCTGACGGAAGCGGTGCCGCTCACGACATTGGACGCGGTCAAGGCGAAGAGCGACATCGACATCATTCTGAAGCCGGGGCCGCAGTACGAGTACATGCAATTCAACTTCAACGGGGCGAACTTCCCGGATAAATATTCGTTGTTTCAAAGCCAGAAGACGCGTCAAGCCATCGCGACGGCGATTAACCGCCAAGGCATGGTCGACAATATTCTGAAGGGCACCGGCACGCTGATGAACGCGCCGTTCCTGCCGAATTCGTGGGCGGATCCGAAGGACGCCGCCGTGAATTACGCTTACGATACGGAGAAAGCGAAGGCCATGCTCGCCGAAGACGGCTGGAAGCCGGGCAAGGACGGCATTCTGGTGAAGGACGGCCACCGCTTCGCCTTTGAATTGCAGTACAACGCCGGCAACAGCCGACGCGAGCAAGTCGCGGCCGTTATTCAGCAGAACTTGAAGGACGTCGGTATCGAAGTGACGCCGAAAGCCATTGATTTTGCTTCATGGATCGACCAAAACGTCACGCCGGGCAAATATCAGGCGCTGCTGCTGTCCTGGTCGCTGAGCAACCCGGATCCGGACGGCGAAAGCATCTTCTCCTCCAAGTATTTCCCGCCTGCCGGCCAAAACTCCGGCTGGTACAAGAACGAGAAACTGGATGCGCTATGGGTGAAAGGCTACTCCACCGTCGATCAGAACGAGCGCAAAGCGATATACGCCGATGTCGCCAAAGAGATTTCGACCGATCTGCCCTACGTCTTCTTATACCAATACGGCCTGCCGGAAGCGGTCGCCAAGAACAAGGTTCATTTTGCAGAGGCTGACCGGCCCGAATCCTCGCTGGCTTACGGCTACTTCTTCCATATGATCAACTGGTGGGTCACGCCTTAA
- a CDS encoding ABC transporter permease has translation MTAFFIRRLLQSALVLGLIIVLTFLLIHAAPGGPRQIYLSPGLSQEAAQVQAHNLGLDRPVLAQFFGWLGDLLQGNLGYTFKNHIPVGDIIWPTVGHTMILMGAAWLFSLLIAIPWGIYNSTVEYSLSDQTASFIAYIGFAMPTFWFGIILQELFALKWDVLPLSDMWTMGKEGNVGDLLLHLVLPVSVLTLGFLAGYSKYARSSMLEVLDRDYIRTARAKGLPERRVIFRHGLRNALIPIITLLGMDLPILVSGAALTESVFNWPGMGRLFVQMAVAREYSVLMAITLITAVFVIIGNFLADILYALVDPRVKLDRKGGAAA, from the coding sequence ATGACCGCGTTTTTCATCCGGCGTTTGCTGCAGTCGGCGCTCGTACTGGGTTTGATCATTGTGCTGACCTTTCTGCTGATCCATGCGGCTCCGGGCGGTCCGCGGCAAATTTACTTGTCGCCGGGCCTCTCCCAGGAAGCGGCGCAAGTCCAGGCGCATAACCTCGGGCTCGATCGCCCCGTCCTCGCGCAATTCTTCGGCTGGCTGGGGGATCTGCTTCAGGGCAACCTCGGCTATACGTTCAAGAATCATATCCCCGTCGGAGACATCATCTGGCCGACCGTCGGCCACACGATGATCCTGATGGGAGCTGCCTGGCTGTTTTCCCTGCTGATCGCCATTCCGTGGGGCATCTACAACAGTACGGTAGAGTACAGCTTGTCCGATCAGACAGCTTCATTCATCGCCTATATCGGCTTCGCGATGCCGACATTCTGGTTCGGGATCATTCTGCAGGAACTGTTCGCGCTCAAATGGGATGTGCTTCCGTTGTCCGACATGTGGACGATGGGCAAGGAAGGGAACGTGGGCGATTTGCTGCTCCATCTCGTCCTGCCGGTTTCCGTCTTGACCCTCGGCTTCCTCGCAGGCTATTCGAAGTACGCGCGCTCGAGCATGCTCGAGGTGCTTGACCGGGATTACATTCGTACCGCGCGGGCCAAAGGACTGCCGGAACGGCGGGTGATCTTCCGCCATGGCCTGCGCAACGCGCTTATTCCGATCATTACGCTGCTGGGGATGGATCTGCCGATCCTTGTCTCCGGCGCGGCCTTGACGGAAAGCGTGTTTAACTGGCCGGGCATGGGCAGGCTGTTCGTGCAGATGGCCGTGGCCCGGGAATATTCCGTCCTTATGGCGATCACCCTGATCACTGCGGTGTTCGTCATTATCGGCAACTTCCTTGCGGACATCTTGTACGCGCTGGTCGATCCGCGCGTGAAGCTGGATCGAAAGGGAGGTGCGGCGGCATGA
- a CDS encoding ABC transporter permease has translation MKQASVVLNDRPAVHRPGRPEGAWRAGWKRFAANRFAVVGLGVMILFVLASLTAPWIAPYSPSRIDMMFPNLPAGSGNHLLGTDELGRDIFSRLLYSSQVSLFVGFSVAFASVLIGTLIGAVSGYFGGWIDSCFMRLVDVMNAVPLLFLNILVLAIFGSKFYYMILVLTLTGWMSVARLVRGAFLQLREMQYVEAAKAIGVSDFGIIFRHLLRNASAPIIVNATLMVGGAILGESALSYLGLGIQIPQTSWGLMLSNAQEFMLVDPLQAVYPGLCILIVVLAVNFIGDGLRDVLDPRQRAALTARRLDRWRKKFSKSEI, from the coding sequence ATGAAGCAAGCAAGCGTCGTCTTGAACGACAGACCCGCCGTCCATCGGCCCGGGCGGCCGGAGGGCGCATGGCGCGCCGGCTGGAAACGCTTCGCCGCGAACCGTTTCGCCGTGGTCGGATTGGGCGTCATGATCCTCTTCGTCCTGGCCTCGTTGACGGCGCCGTGGATCGCGCCTTACAGTCCGTCGCGGATCGACATGATGTTCCCGAACCTGCCCGCAGGCTCGGGCAACCATTTGCTCGGCACGGACGAATTGGGAAGGGACATCTTCTCGCGTCTGCTCTACAGCAGCCAAGTATCGCTGTTCGTGGGCTTCTCCGTCGCGTTTGCATCGGTCCTTATCGGCACGTTGATCGGAGCCGTATCGGGCTACTTCGGCGGCTGGATCGACAGCTGCTTCATGCGGCTGGTGGACGTGATGAATGCCGTTCCGCTGCTGTTCCTGAACATTCTGGTGCTGGCCATATTCGGCTCGAAATTCTACTATATGATTCTCGTACTGACGTTGACGGGCTGGATGAGCGTGGCTCGGCTCGTGCGGGGCGCGTTCCTGCAGCTGCGGGAAATGCAGTACGTCGAAGCGGCCAAGGCGATCGGCGTATCGGACTTCGGCATTATTTTCCGGCATTTGCTGCGGAATGCTTCGGCTCCGATTATCGTCAATGCCACCTTGATGGTCGGCGGCGCCATTCTCGGCGAATCCGCGCTGTCCTATCTGGGGCTCGGCATTCAGATACCGCAGACGAGCTGGGGACTGATGCTGTCGAACGCGCAGGAATTCATGCTGGTCGATCCGCTGCAGGCGGTGTATCCCGGCCTATGCATCCTGATCGTCGTGCTGGCGGTCAACTTTATCGGCGACGGCTTGCGGGATGTGCTGGATCCGCGCCAACGCGCAGCTCTTACGGCGAGGAGGTTGGACCGATGGCGAAAAAAATTCTCGAAGTCCGAAATTTGA